The proteins below come from a single Papaver somniferum cultivar HN1 chromosome 11, ASM357369v1, whole genome shotgun sequence genomic window:
- the LOC113322600 gene encoding 3,9-dihydroxypterocarpan 6A-monooxygenase-like — translation MVSLYDLFLYTIIFFISLVFMVLLGTCFKNRSKKYNLPPSPLALPIIGHLHLLDTFPNRSFQKLSSRYGPIFYLRLGSHPCVVTSSPELAKELLMNNEKKFLTHPASIAIHHVTYESSGFAFCSYGPYWKFMKKLVMSQFLGGSALVQLQPVRKDEIHRLVRYLVSKSKEGAEVNVTDELMKLSTNIVTRMMVTNRYSTDGKEAQDEELRNLIREVSGIFGLLNVHDFLDFIPRFFDFQGVFKTAKDVRRRYNVLLEQIIVEREQARKMRKGDGERDVLDMLLDAVADEKSDVKITRDNVKAVVLDIVTAGTDTSAGAVEWALAELINHPKIFKKAREEIDSVVGVKNRLVEEADLPNLPYLQAIFKEILRLHPPVPLLIRDSTHDCKVGGYDIPANTRLFVNVWSMNRNPKYWKDPLEFKPERFIANENTGENYDVKGQHFEFLPFGTGRRGCPGMWLSLLEVPTVLAAMIQCFDWKIVGKDRMIDMSERFGLTLPKADPLTLIPVTRFDPCVGL, via the exons ATGGTGTCTCTGTATGATCTCTTCCTCTACaccattatcttcttcatttctctAGTTTTTATGGTTTTGTTAGGAACTTGCTTCAAGAACAGATCCAAGAAATACAATCTTCCTCCAAGTCCATTAGCCCTTCCCATCATTGGACACCTCCATCTCCTAGATACTTTTCCTAACAGATCTTTTCAGAAACTATCATCTCGTTATGGTCCTATATTTTATCTTCGTCTCGGTTCACATCCATGCGTTGTCACTTCTTCTCCAGAACTCGCCAAAGAACTACTcatgaacaatgagaaaaaatTCCTCACACATCCAGCAAGTATTGCTATACATCATGTTACTTACGAGTCATCTGGTTTTGCCTTTTGTTCTTACGGACCTTACTGGAAATTCATGAAGAAGCTAGTTATGTCTCAATTTCTTGGAGGTTCAGCACTTGTTCAACTTCAACCTGTTCGTAAAGATGAGATTCATCGGTTAGTTCGTTACTTAGTTAGCAAGTCAAAAGAGGGTGCAGAAGTTAATGTCACCGATGAATTGATGAAGCTTTCAACCAATATAGTTACTCGAATGATGGTAACTAATAGGTATTCTACTGATGGAAAGGAAGCTCAAGACGAGGAACTTCGCAATTTAATCCGAGAGGTGTCAGGAATCTTTGGTCTGCTAAATGTGCATGACTTTTTAGATTTCATACCTCGGTTTTTTGACTTCCAGGGAGTTTTCAAAACAGCCAAGGATGTTAGACGTAGATACAATGTATTGCTGGAACAAATCATAGTGGAGCGGGAACAAGCTAGAAAGATGAGGAAGGGTGATGGAGAAAGGGATGTTTTGGATATGTTACTAGATGCAGTAGCTGACGAGAAATCAGATGTCAAAATCACAAGAGATAACGTTAAAGCCGTCGTGTTG GATATCGTCACGGCAGGAACTGATACATCTGCCGGTGCAGTAGAATGGGCATTAGCGGAACTCATCAACCATCCTAAAATCTTCAAGAAAGCCAGAGAAGAAATTGATTCAGTCGTAGGAGTAAAGAATAGATTAGTCGAAGAGGCAGACCTTCCAAACCTTCCTTACCTTCAAGCGATATTTAAAGAAATCCTTCGACTACATCCACCCGTTCCATTGCTTATAAGGGATTCAACTCATGATTGTAAAGTTGGAGGTTATGATATTCCAGCTAATACTAGACTCTTTGTGAATGTATGGTCCATGAATAGAAACCCAAAGTACTGGAAAGATCCTTTAGAATTCAAACCAGAAAGGTTCATTGCAAATGAGAATACCGGTGAGAACTATGATGTTAAAGGCCAACATTTTGAGTTCCTACCATTTGGAACTGGGAGAAGAGGGTGCCCGGGAATGTGGTTGTCTTTACTAGAAGTTCCCACAGTGTTGGCTGCAATGATACAATGTTTCGATTGGAAGATAGTCGGAAAGGATCGAATGATCGATATGAGTGAGCGATTTGGATTGACACTTCCAAAGGCAGATCCTCTTACGCTTATCCCTGTTACTCGATTTGATCCTTGTGTTGGCCTCTAA